The Mytilus galloprovincialis chromosome 4, xbMytGall1.hap1.1, whole genome shotgun sequence genome contains a region encoding:
- the LOC143071063 gene encoding uncharacterized protein LOC143071063 has translation MVYRNVDEIKKKWDDVKRNTKKRADSVRRDRNLIGGGESCVELLSSVEEAVVSLIGEKKIYGISEGLDCFQQQTAETTVIASVHQQSVSPVCHAEVRDRFGVKSPRPALSAPDELQCLDADMPQNKKQKFSKVTASIQENESLVTLQKQLIEIEKERLAIERERLRIERRRLEIEENRHVSYQTPAQCNNQTQNQIPSEFKLFSSAFMHNL, from the exons ATGGTATATAGGAATGttgatgaaataaagaaaaaatgggACGATGTCAAAAGAAACACAAAGAAGAGGGCAGACAGTGTAAGACGGGACAGAAATCTGATAGGCGGGGGTGAAAGTTGTGTGGAGCTTCTGTCCTCAGTTGAAGAAGCAGTGGTGTCCCTTATAGGAGAAAAGAAAATATATGGCATTAGCGAAGGACTCGATTGTTTCCAGCAACAGACAGCCGAG ACTACTGTTATAGCAAGTGTACACCAACAATCAGTAAGCCCAGTATGCCATGCAGAAGTACGGGATAGATTTGGAGTGAAAAGCCCGAGACCAGCCTTGAGTGCCCCAGATGAACTTCAATGTTTAGATGCAGACATGCCACAGAATAAGAAACAGAAATTTTCAAAGGTTACTGCATCAATCCAGGAAAATGAAAG tttagtaACTCTTCAAAAACAACTAATTGAGATCGAGAAAGAAAGACTTGCTATTGAAAGGGAAAGGCTGAGGATAGAGCGCCGACGTCTAGAAATTGAAGAAAACAGACACGTCTCTTACCAAACACCAGCCCAGTGCAATAACCAGACACAGAACCAGATACCATCTGAATTCAAACTTTTCAGTTCTGCATTTATGCACAACCTGTAG